A region of Leifsonia xyli DNA encodes the following proteins:
- a CDS encoding dehydrogenase, which produces MTLRVAMIGYGFMGAAHSVGWRQAPRVFDLPEAVELAVVVGRNEEAVAHAAEKWGWAEYATDWREVIARDDIDLVDIVTPGDSHAEIAIAALEAGKHVLCEKPLANTVEEAEAMAAAAERAAERGVRAMVGFTYRRVPAVTLLRDLIAEGRIGRVQQVRAAYRQDWLVDPEMPLAWRLQKEHAGSGALGDIGAHIVDMTQFVTGQSVEAVSGILDTIVKRRPLQASGSGLAGEAGEGYGDVTVDDLAIFTGRLTDGALVSFEATRFATGRKNALSIEVSGTLGALRFDLEDLNVLKFYDRTDRAELQGFTTILVTEPVHPYVAGWWPAGHMLGYEHGFVHQVVDLVGAIAEGTDPHPTFAEGLSVQRVLAAVEASSENQSSWVRVAADAAVAV; this is translated from the coding sequence ATGACGCTCCGCGTGGCCATGATCGGCTACGGCTTCATGGGCGCTGCGCACTCGGTGGGGTGGCGGCAGGCGCCTCGGGTGTTCGACCTCCCGGAGGCCGTGGAGCTGGCGGTCGTCGTCGGCCGCAACGAGGAGGCGGTCGCCCACGCCGCCGAGAAGTGGGGATGGGCGGAGTACGCGACGGACTGGCGCGAGGTGATCGCGCGCGACGACATCGACCTGGTCGACATCGTCACGCCCGGCGACTCGCACGCCGAGATCGCGATCGCGGCGCTGGAGGCAGGCAAGCACGTCCTGTGCGAGAAGCCCCTCGCCAACACCGTCGAGGAGGCCGAGGCGATGGCTGCTGCCGCGGAGCGAGCGGCCGAGCGCGGCGTCCGTGCGATGGTCGGCTTCACCTACCGGCGCGTCCCGGCCGTCACCCTGCTGCGGGACCTGATCGCCGAGGGGCGGATCGGGCGCGTCCAGCAGGTGCGCGCGGCGTACCGCCAGGACTGGCTGGTCGACCCGGAGATGCCGCTCGCCTGGCGCCTGCAGAAGGAGCACGCGGGTTCCGGCGCCCTCGGCGACATCGGCGCGCACATCGTCGACATGACGCAGTTCGTGACCGGTCAGAGCGTGGAGGCGGTGTCCGGCATCCTCGACACCATCGTCAAACGCCGGCCCCTGCAGGCGTCCGGGTCCGGTCTCGCCGGGGAGGCGGGCGAGGGATACGGCGACGTGACCGTCGACGACCTCGCGATCTTCACCGGCCGCCTGACCGATGGCGCCCTGGTGTCGTTCGAGGCGACCCGCTTCGCAACGGGTCGGAAGAACGCGCTGTCGATCGAGGTGTCGGGGACGCTGGGCGCCCTCCGCTTCGACCTGGAGGACCTCAACGTCCTGAAGTTCTACGACCGCACCGACCGCGCCGAGCTCCAGGGCTTCACGACCATCCTCGTGACCGAGCCCGTGCATCCCTACGTCGCCGGCTGGTGGCCGGCCGGGCACATGCTCGGCTACGAACACGGGTTCGTGCACCAGGTCGTCGACCTCGTGGGGGCGATCGCCGAGGGGACCGACCCCCACCCCACCTTCGCCGAGGGGCTGAGCGTGCAGCGCGTGCTGGCGGCCGTCGAGGCCAGCTCGGAGAACCAGTCGTCGTGGGTCCGCGTCGCTGCGGACGCCGCGGTCGCCGTCTGA
- a CDS encoding AP endonuclease — MPRPITLFTGQWADLPFEEVARLAGEWGYDGLEIACWGDHLDVSRWDDADYVQSRKDILERNGLQVWTISNHLAGQAVCDDPIDQRHRDILNDRVWGDGDPEGVRQRAAEELKLTARMAAALGVKTVTGFTGSSIWKAVAMFPPASDEWIAAGYRDFADRFHPILDVFEEVGVRFALEVHPSEIAYDYWTAKATLEAIGHRESFGINFDPSHFMWQQLDPVAFVLDFADHIFHVHVKESITNLDGRNGVLGSHLPWANPRRGWTFVSTAHGEVPWEPIFRALNFIGYTGPTSVEWEDAGMDRLQGAPEAIAFVRELNAITPPDAAFDAAFSTKAD; from the coding sequence ATGCCGCGTCCGATCACCCTGTTCACCGGCCAGTGGGCCGATCTGCCGTTCGAGGAGGTCGCCCGCCTCGCCGGCGAGTGGGGCTACGACGGCCTTGAGATCGCCTGCTGGGGCGACCACCTCGACGTCTCCCGCTGGGACGACGCCGACTACGTCCAGTCGCGCAAGGACATCCTCGAGCGCAACGGCCTGCAGGTGTGGACCATCTCCAACCACCTCGCCGGCCAGGCCGTCTGCGACGACCCCATCGACCAGCGCCACCGCGACATCCTGAACGACCGGGTGTGGGGCGACGGCGATCCCGAGGGCGTCAGGCAGCGCGCCGCGGAGGAGCTGAAGCTCACCGCGCGCATGGCCGCGGCGCTCGGCGTGAAGACGGTCACCGGCTTCACCGGGTCGTCGATCTGGAAGGCGGTGGCCATGTTCCCGCCCGCCTCCGACGAGTGGATCGCCGCCGGCTACCGCGACTTCGCCGACCGCTTCCACCCGATCCTCGACGTCTTCGAAGAGGTCGGCGTGCGGTTCGCGCTGGAAGTGCATCCCTCGGAGATCGCCTACGACTACTGGACGGCGAAGGCGACGCTGGAGGCGATCGGCCACCGCGAGAGCTTCGGCATCAACTTCGACCCGTCCCACTTCATGTGGCAGCAGCTGGACCCGGTGGCGTTCGTGCTGGACTTCGCCGACCACATCTTCCACGTGCATGTGAAGGAGTCGATCACCAACCTCGACGGCCGCAACGGCGTGCTCGGCTCGCACCTGCCGTGGGCGAACCCGCGACGGGGCTGGACGTTCGTGTCCACCGCGCACGGCGAGGTGCCGTGGGAGCCCATCTTCCGCGCCCTCAACTTCATCGGCTACACCGGGCCGACGAGCGTGGAGTGGGAGGACGCCGGGATGGATCGTCTGCAGGGCGCCCCGGAGGCGATCGCCTTCGTGCGCGAACTGAACGCGATCACGCCGCCCGACGCCGCCTTCGACGCGGCCTTCTCGACGAAAGCCGACTGA
- a CDS encoding restriction endonuclease subunit R, whose product MEATGGAPWTLAASAFNWTPEVLRAERPATDIAVGIVATGIAPVVELEPGQLWRSYPGTSSVEAVDLRERIAAAGGRVGIVGASLDDWLSPTRRRDDDERYDFLLPQFRTAQDLGAEGVRLPIGQAGPALLRRLQPVLHELGLTLYEEVQGQQTPDAPHVAHALDDIVALDDARIRLLVDTSMFMPALPVTYLAALAPSIPRPLLERLTVAWLEPETLDAVASHLRSGAVPPTSMALYMDLLVRFGRSPVGVVREILPLVGGFHLKFWDLDDADGRVSQPLRDLGALLRDAAPAFDGILCSEWGGHEWLDADPAEQTRAHLALAGASLGDPQRSIL is encoded by the coding sequence GTGGAGGCGACCGGCGGCGCGCCGTGGACGCTCGCCGCCAGCGCGTTCAACTGGACGCCCGAGGTGCTCCGCGCCGAACGGCCCGCCACCGACATCGCGGTCGGGATCGTCGCCACTGGAATCGCACCCGTCGTCGAGCTGGAGCCGGGCCAGCTGTGGCGCTCGTACCCCGGGACCTCGAGCGTGGAGGCGGTCGATCTGCGCGAGCGGATCGCGGCCGCGGGCGGCCGGGTCGGCATCGTCGGCGCCAGCCTCGACGATTGGCTGAGTCCCACCCGCCGGCGCGATGACGACGAGCGCTACGACTTCCTCCTCCCCCAGTTTCGGACCGCCCAGGACCTCGGCGCCGAGGGGGTGCGCCTGCCGATCGGCCAGGCGGGACCGGCGCTGCTGCGCCGCCTGCAGCCGGTGCTGCACGAGCTCGGGCTGACCCTGTACGAAGAGGTGCAGGGGCAGCAGACCCCGGATGCGCCGCACGTCGCCCACGCGCTCGATGACATCGTGGCGCTGGACGACGCGCGCATCCGGCTGCTGGTCGACACCAGCATGTTCATGCCCGCGCTGCCGGTCACCTACCTCGCCGCGCTCGCGCCGAGCATCCCCCGCCCGTTGCTGGAGCGACTGACGGTCGCGTGGCTGGAGCCGGAGACGCTGGACGCGGTCGCGTCGCACCTGCGCTCGGGCGCGGTGCCGCCGACCTCCATGGCGCTGTACATGGACCTGCTCGTCCGGTTCGGACGCTCCCCGGTGGGGGTCGTCCGCGAGATCCTGCCGCTGGTCGGCGGCTTCCACCTCAAGTTCTGGGACCTCGACGACGCCGACGGCCGCGTCTCCCAGCCGCTGCGCGACCTCGGCGCACTGCTGCGCGACGCGGCTCCCGCCTTCGACGGCATCCTGTGCAGCGAGTGGGGCGGCCACGAGTGGCTCGACGCCGACCCCGCCGAGCAGACCCGCGCGCACCTGGCGCTCGCGGGTGCCTCCCTCGGCGACCCGCAGCGCTCAATCCTGTGA
- a CDS encoding sugar phosphate isomerase, whose amino-acid sequence MSQDAQATSTAPIKWSYMDHWRANGPRGPYDQWHSRRTMTRFLRQVRAVGFDAIDTFDFRIWQILEQYGSVANYQEFVQEQGLERIVNTFHGVYYDPERYAPEVPATHDNIIEDFKRTLDMWSGIQLDNIIVMPGSRFFDEQGVTDDGLKHAADIWGKVGELTQQYGVNLTCHHEFYGGIRTRAQIDTFYGYADPQYVKFFVDTAQHCIADVDPVAVYEAHHERVTGFHFKDTRTKDVNEDYRLWPDAELSAVTTEKWFYEMGTAEGLVDFESMMRSVRDHGYTGWISVEHDKADKLGGDYSESTAVARWYAKNVLDRIYLEKTA is encoded by the coding sequence ATGAGCCAGGACGCGCAGGCGACGAGCACGGCTCCGATCAAGTGGAGCTACATGGACCACTGGCGTGCGAACGGCCCCCGCGGTCCATACGACCAGTGGCACTCCCGCCGGACCATGACGCGCTTCCTCCGCCAGGTGAGGGCTGTCGGCTTCGACGCCATCGACACGTTCGACTTCCGGATCTGGCAGATCCTGGAGCAGTACGGCTCGGTGGCGAACTACCAGGAGTTCGTGCAGGAGCAGGGCCTCGAGCGGATCGTCAACACCTTCCACGGCGTCTACTACGACCCGGAGCGCTACGCGCCCGAGGTGCCCGCGACGCATGACAACATCATCGAAGACTTCAAGCGCACCCTCGACATGTGGTCGGGCATCCAGCTCGACAACATCATCGTCATGCCCGGTTCGCGGTTCTTCGACGAGCAGGGCGTGACCGACGACGGCCTCAAGCACGCGGCCGACATCTGGGGGAAGGTCGGAGAGCTCACGCAGCAGTACGGCGTCAACCTGACCTGTCACCACGAGTTCTACGGTGGCATCCGCACCCGCGCCCAGATCGACACGTTCTACGGCTATGCCGATCCGCAGTACGTGAAGTTCTTCGTGGACACCGCCCAGCACTGCATCGCCGACGTCGACCCGGTCGCCGTGTACGAGGCCCACCACGAGCGCGTCACGGGCTTCCACTTCAAGGACACCCGCACCAAGGACGTGAACGAGGACTACCGCCTGTGGCCGGACGCCGAGCTCTCGGCGGTCACCACCGAGAAGTGGTTCTACGAGATGGGCACCGCGGAGGGCCTGGTCGACTTCGAGTCGATGATGCGCTCGGTGCGCGACCACGGCTACACGGGCTGGATCAGCGTCGAGCACGACAAGGCCGACAAACTCGGCGGCGACTACTCCGAGAGCACGGCGGTCGCGCGCTGGTACGCCAAGAACGTCCTCGACCGCATCTACCTGGAGAAGACGGCATGA
- a CDS encoding sugar phosphate isomerase — MSPTTSGLGSPIQGVTLYSFTRAFHGREYDLEGLIRKVAADGYGPGLEVIGFSSFRGFPAIDDAFAGWFRDLVAELDLVQTSLAINADIGIHRDRMLNQDELIEYMRRQIEAAAKLGFPIARVQISITPDSMAALAPIAEQYGVTLALEVHADQYASHPRILALRDRYEEVGSPFLGFTADWGATTVGFAPSLLEAYRRRGASEELLAQVVDLWNEFYEAGPPADQADHGQRFGRFIGLAAQNGRPDLGIDFGINGTGLFGPARVDDWLEIMPWIKHVHGKFFGIDENHEEPSVPVRDLIALLVRNRYNGAISSEYEGWHWNYWDSPFEIIRDEQAVQRSAAQDAGSRMVTDAAEARLQLGQWLPSTEGVNR; from the coding sequence ATGAGCCCGACGACCTCCGGCCTCGGATCCCCGATCCAGGGCGTGACCCTCTACAGCTTCACCCGGGCGTTCCACGGCCGCGAATACGACCTGGAAGGCCTCATCCGCAAGGTCGCCGCCGACGGCTACGGCCCCGGACTCGAGGTCATCGGCTTCTCCAGCTTCCGCGGGTTCCCGGCGATCGACGACGCGTTCGCCGGCTGGTTCCGCGACCTGGTCGCCGAGCTCGACCTGGTGCAGACGTCGCTCGCGATCAACGCCGACATCGGCATCCACCGCGACCGGATGCTCAACCAGGACGAGCTCATCGAGTACATGCGCCGCCAGATCGAGGCGGCGGCGAAGCTGGGCTTCCCGATCGCCCGCGTCCAGATCTCGATCACGCCCGACTCGATGGCCGCCCTCGCTCCGATCGCCGAGCAGTACGGCGTGACGCTCGCCCTCGAGGTGCACGCCGACCAGTACGCGTCGCATCCGCGCATCCTCGCGCTGCGCGACCGCTACGAGGAGGTCGGGTCGCCGTTCCTCGGCTTCACTGCGGACTGGGGCGCGACCACCGTCGGCTTCGCGCCGTCGCTGCTGGAGGCCTACCGCCGCCGCGGGGCGAGCGAGGAACTGCTCGCCCAGGTGGTCGACCTGTGGAACGAGTTCTACGAGGCCGGTCCTCCCGCCGACCAGGCAGACCACGGCCAGCGCTTCGGCCGCTTCATCGGGCTCGCCGCGCAGAACGGCCGGCCCGACCTCGGCATCGACTTCGGCATCAACGGCACCGGCCTGTTCGGCCCGGCGCGCGTGGACGACTGGCTGGAGATCATGCCGTGGATCAAGCACGTGCACGGCAAGTTCTTCGGCATCGACGAGAACCACGAGGAGCCCTCGGTGCCGGTGCGCGACTTGATCGCCCTGCTCGTGCGGAACCGCTACAACGGCGCCATCTCGAGCGAGTACGAGGGCTGGCACTGGAACTACTGGGACTCGCCCTTCGAGATCATCCGCGACGAGCAGGCCGTGCAGCGGTCGGCGGCGCAGGACGCCGGGAGCCGCATGGTCACCGACGCGGCCGAGGCGCGCCTCCAGCTGGGCCAGTGGCTCCCGAGCACCGAAGGGGTGAACCGATGA
- a CDS encoding sugar phosphate isomerase, whose protein sequence is MSDIRWGYALNQWDTNIDAFVRKRDHERAFKTISISGFSGVELTAESFGPWEPLGSPEQIGNLYGSLEGFRQVLADCALDAVSSYVYDPFIGFDVEMGRGPDPLDPNAAPRITATAIWFAEALEALGGAVLVVRPCGSAWQTGALDDGQIATLAALWNAVGAAIAPFGVSLALHFDFLSALRLEDGLAQLLDATDPALVGLALDTAEFAVAGVDPVAVLERHADRVRHVQLKNAYDVVDDAEAVTPHAEQFVRTEGGSRRVERWFFEPTDEGGLVDFESFVRTLARLDYTGWIVVESDQSPHPAESAMVSGWYVQNVLAPIVETARKEVPTW, encoded by the coding sequence ATGAGCGACATCCGGTGGGGCTACGCCCTCAACCAGTGGGACACGAACATCGACGCGTTCGTGCGCAAGCGCGACCACGAGCGCGCCTTCAAGACGATCTCGATCAGCGGGTTCTCCGGGGTGGAGCTCACCGCCGAGAGCTTCGGCCCCTGGGAGCCGCTCGGTTCGCCCGAGCAGATCGGCAACCTCTACGGATCGCTCGAGGGCTTCCGCCAGGTTCTCGCCGACTGCGCGCTCGACGCCGTCTCCAGCTACGTCTACGACCCGTTCATCGGGTTCGACGTGGAGATGGGCCGCGGGCCCGATCCGCTCGATCCCAACGCCGCGCCCCGGATCACGGCCACTGCGATCTGGTTCGCGGAGGCCCTGGAGGCTCTCGGCGGCGCCGTGCTCGTCGTCCGTCCCTGCGGGTCGGCTTGGCAGACCGGCGCCCTCGACGACGGCCAGATCGCGACACTCGCGGCGCTGTGGAACGCCGTCGGCGCGGCCATTGCGCCCTTCGGAGTCTCGCTCGCGCTGCATTTCGACTTCCTCTCGGCGCTCCGCCTCGAGGACGGCCTCGCCCAGCTGCTCGACGCCACCGACCCCGCGCTCGTCGGGCTCGCGCTCGACACGGCCGAGTTCGCGGTCGCCGGCGTCGACCCGGTGGCGGTGCTCGAGCGTCACGCCGACCGTGTCCGCCACGTCCAGCTCAAGAACGCGTACGACGTCGTGGACGACGCCGAGGCCGTGACCCCGCACGCCGAGCAGTTCGTGCGCACCGAGGGCGGAAGCCGGCGCGTCGAGCGCTGGTTCTTCGAGCCGACCGACGAGGGCGGCCTGGTCGACTTCGAGTCGTTCGTCCGCACGCTGGCCCGGCTCGATTACACCGGCTGGATCGTCGTGGAGTCCGACCAGAGTCCCCACCCCGCCGAGAGCGCGATGGTGAGCGGCTGGTACGTGCAGAACGTCCTCGCACCGATCGTCGAAACAGCGCGGAAGGAAGTACCGACATGGTGA
- a CDS encoding sugar phosphate isomerase — MVNGGIAGSGIELGTTLYSMTSEFAAGVYTPETLIAAVAENGIGPGVEFNIAQLLRTYPDVDDEFVKLWFDSLERYELEPSAIGTNLDMGRRKDRDMTPDEEHDFLARQLKTAHTLGFKRVVIRSAGRDLLRSLLPLAEEYDQRLGYEIHAPQGPNDPKVLGIRELYDELGSDRLGFTADFSSTMHSLSPTLLSQLEKMGMDPKHFAVMDEIWHEPTPMHVRNQKFEDYLTGEGVDPVGFGPFTRLAFNMHGLVPPEEWRDIMPQIFHVHAKFYDIDANGQEPAMDIPRIVRQFVEGGYRGYLSSEWEGHAFQDLGEADPIDLVKKQHALMRRTIEDAVAGVPA; from the coding sequence ATGGTGAACGGCGGCATCGCGGGCTCGGGGATCGAGCTCGGAACGACCCTCTACTCGATGACGAGCGAGTTCGCGGCGGGCGTCTACACGCCGGAGACGCTCATCGCCGCCGTCGCCGAGAACGGCATCGGGCCGGGCGTGGAGTTCAACATCGCCCAGCTGCTGCGCACCTACCCGGATGTCGACGACGAGTTCGTGAAGCTCTGGTTCGACTCGCTCGAGAGGTACGAGCTGGAGCCGAGCGCCATCGGCACGAACCTCGACATGGGCCGGCGCAAGGACCGCGACATGACCCCGGACGAGGAGCACGACTTCCTCGCCCGGCAGCTCAAGACGGCGCACACCCTCGGGTTCAAGCGAGTGGTCATCCGCTCGGCCGGACGCGATCTGCTGCGCAGCCTCCTGCCGCTCGCCGAGGAGTACGACCAGAGGCTGGGATACGAGATCCACGCGCCGCAGGGGCCGAACGACCCGAAGGTGCTCGGCATCCGCGAGCTGTACGACGAGCTCGGCAGCGACCGGCTCGGCTTCACGGCGGACTTCTCCTCGACGATGCACAGTCTCTCGCCGACCCTGCTCTCGCAGCTGGAGAAGATGGGCATGGACCCGAAGCACTTCGCCGTGATGGACGAGATCTGGCACGAGCCCACGCCGATGCACGTGCGCAACCAGAAGTTCGAGGACTACCTCACGGGCGAGGGCGTCGATCCGGTCGGCTTCGGCCCCTTCACCCGCCTGGCGTTCAACATGCACGGCCTGGTGCCGCCGGAGGAGTGGCGGGACATCATGCCGCAGATCTTCCATGTGCACGCCAAGTTCTATGACATCGATGCGAATGGGCAGGAGCCCGCCATGGACATCCCGCGAATCGTCCGCCAGTTCGTCGAGGGCGGCTACCGGGGATATCTGTCGAGCGAGTGGGAGGGTCATGCCTTCCAGGACCTCGGGGAGGCCGATCCGATCGACCTCGTGAAGAAGCAGCACGCGCTCATGCGGCGCACCATCGAAGACGCCGTCGCCGGCGTCCCAGCCTGA